The following are encoded in a window of Flavobacteriales bacterium genomic DNA:
- the dxs gene encoding 1-deoxy-D-xylulose-5-phosphate synthase codes for MSSVPHYPLLERIQLPADLRALPEEQLQQVCTELRDFIIDVVSVKGGHFGASLGVVELTVALHYVFNTPYDQLVWDVGHQAYGHKILTGRREVFHTNRIYKGLSGFPKRSESEYDTFGVGHSSTSIGGALGMAVASKLKGEEDRQCVAIIGDGAMTAGQAFEALNHAGGAGTDMLVILNDNCMSIDPNVGALKEYLTDIATSHTYNKVKDEVWNLLGKVSKFGPNAQAIVQKVENAVKSALLKQSNLFESLNFRYFGPVDGHDVDHLVKVLRDLRDIPGPKILHTITKKGKGYAPAENGSATVWHAPGLFNKETGEIIKVLPKSPQPPKYQDVFGHSIVELAEKNPRIVGVTPAMPSGCSLNIMMKAMPDRAFDVGIAEQHAVTFSAGMATQGMVPFCNIYSSFMQRAYDQVVHDVALQNLHVVFCLDRGGLAGADGPTHHGNFDFAYFRCIPNMVVSAPMNEEELRDLMYTAQLPGNGPFSIRYPRGEGVMTEWKTPFKAIKVGTGRKVRSGTDIAVLSIGHIGNYAAKGIDRLEADGYSVAHYDMRFVKPIDEMLLHEVFGKFKHVVTIEDHALHGGMGSAVLEFMGDHGYAAHVKRLAIPDKWIEHGTQPELYRECGIDDIAVVEAAVEMLGRKDTGKVVRVGA; via the coding sequence ATGAGTTCCGTCCCCCACTACCCGCTGCTGGAGCGCATCCAGCTGCCGGCCGACCTGCGCGCCCTCCCCGAGGAGCAGCTGCAGCAGGTGTGCACCGAGCTGCGCGATTTCATCATCGACGTGGTGAGCGTGAAGGGCGGCCACTTCGGCGCCAGCCTGGGGGTGGTGGAGCTGACCGTGGCGCTGCACTACGTGTTCAACACGCCCTACGACCAGCTGGTGTGGGACGTGGGGCACCAGGCCTACGGGCACAAGATCCTCACCGGCCGCCGGGAGGTCTTCCACACCAACCGCATCTATAAAGGCCTCAGCGGCTTTCCCAAGCGCAGCGAGAGCGAGTACGACACCTTTGGCGTGGGGCACAGCAGCACCAGCATCGGCGGGGCGCTGGGCATGGCGGTGGCCAGCAAGCTGAAGGGTGAGGAGGACCGCCAGTGCGTGGCGATCATCGGCGATGGTGCGATGACCGCGGGCCAGGCCTTCGAGGCGCTGAACCATGCGGGCGGTGCGGGCACCGACATGCTGGTGATCCTGAACGACAACTGCATGAGCATCGACCCCAACGTGGGGGCGCTGAAGGAGTACCTGACGGACATCGCCACGAGCCACACCTACAACAAGGTGAAGGACGAGGTGTGGAACCTGCTGGGCAAGGTGAGCAAGTTCGGGCCCAACGCGCAGGCCATCGTGCAGAAGGTGGAGAACGCCGTGAAGAGCGCGCTGCTGAAGCAGAGCAACCTGTTCGAGAGCCTCAACTTCCGCTACTTCGGTCCGGTGGACGGCCACGATGTGGACCACTTGGTGAAGGTGCTGCGCGACCTGCGCGACATCCCCGGCCCGAAGATCCTGCACACGATCACCAAGAAGGGCAAGGGCTACGCACCGGCCGAGAACGGCAGCGCCACGGTGTGGCACGCGCCCGGCCTGTTCAATAAGGAGACCGGCGAGATCATCAAGGTGCTGCCCAAGAGCCCGCAGCCGCCGAAGTACCAGGATGTGTTCGGCCACAGCATCGTGGAGCTGGCCGAGAAGAACCCGAGGATCGTGGGCGTGACACCCGCCATGCCCAGCGGCTGCTCGCTGAACATCATGATGAAGGCCATGCCCGACCGCGCCTTCGACGTGGGCATCGCCGAGCAGCATGCCGTGACCTTCAGTGCCGGCATGGCCACGCAGGGCATGGTGCCCTTCTGCAACATCTACAGCAGCTTCATGCAGCGGGCCTACGACCAGGTGGTGCATGATGTGGCCCTGCAGAACCTGCACGTGGTGTTCTGCCTGGACCGCGGCGGCCTGGCCGGTGCCGATGGTCCTACGCACCACGGCAACTTCGACTTCGCCTACTTCCGTTGCATCCCCAACATGGTGGTGAGCGCGCCGATGAACGAGGAGGAGCTGCGCGACCTGATGTACACCGCGCAGCTGCCCGGCAACGGCCCCTTCAGCATCCGGTACCCGCGCGGCGAGGGGGTGATGACCGAGTGGAAGACGCCCTTCAAAGCGATCAAGGTGGGCACCGGTCGCAAGGTGCGCTCAGGCACCGACATCGCCGTGCTGAGCATCGGCCACATCGGCAACTACGCCGCCAAGGGCATCGACCGCCTGGAGGCCGATGGCTACAGCGTGGCGCACTACGACATGCGCTTCGTGAAGCCGATCGACGAGATGCTCCTGCACGAGGTCTTCGGCAAGTTCAAACACGTGGTCACCATCGAGGACCACGCCCTGCACGGCGGCATGGGCAGCGCGGTGCTGGAGTTCATGGGCGACCACGGTTACGCCGCCCACGTGAAACGCCTGGCCATCCCGGACAAGTGGATCGAGCACGGCACGCAGCCGGAGTTGTACCGCGAATGTGGTATCGACGACATCGCGGTCGTGGAAGCAGCAGTGGAAATGCTCGGGCGGAAGGATACCGGAAAGGTGGTGCGGGTTGGTGCCTGA
- a CDS encoding pirin family protein, translating to MGNMVLHRASERGTADHGWLKANFSFSFANWYDPTRMHFGVLRVMNDDIIAAGKGFGTHPHDNMEIITIPLKGALQHKDSMGNTSIINAGDVQVMSAGTGILHSEFNPYNDKDANTLQIWLFPKKRQVTPRYQQMTLDPKDRINKWQQVLSPDPDDAGVWIHQDAWFHIGKFDAGKKNTYNVKRKGNGVYAFVIEGSATINGQQLGKRDALGVWDTDALNIEVGPKGAEILLQDVPMELS from the coding sequence ATGGGCAACATGGTATTGCACCGCGCCAGCGAGCGCGGCACCGCCGATCACGGCTGGCTGAAGGCCAACTTCAGCTTCAGCTTCGCCAACTGGTACGACCCCACCCGCATGCACTTCGGTGTGCTGCGCGTGATGAACGACGACATCATCGCCGCGGGCAAGGGCTTCGGCACGCACCCGCACGACAACATGGAGATCATCACGATCCCCCTGAAGGGTGCGTTGCAGCACAAGGACAGCATGGGCAACACCAGCATCATCAACGCCGGTGATGTGCAGGTGATGAGCGCCGGCACGGGCATCCTGCACAGCGAGTTCAACCCCTACAACGACAAGGATGCGAACACGCTGCAGATCTGGCTCTTCCCCAAGAAGCGCCAGGTGACGCCCCGCTACCAGCAGATGACGCTGGACCCCAAGGACCGCATCAACAAGTGGCAGCAGGTGCTGAGCCCTGACCCGGATGACGCCGGTGTGTGGATCCACCAGGACGCCTGGTTCCACATCGGCAAGTTCGATGCGGGGAAGAAGAACACCTACAACGTGAAGCGCAAAGGCAACGGCGTATACGCCTTCGTGATCGAGGGCAGCGCCACCATCAACGGCCAGCAGCTCGGCAAGCGCGATGCGCTGGGCGTGTGGGACACCGATGCGCTGAACATCGAGGTGGGCCCCAAGGGCGCGGAGATCCTGCTGCAGGATGTGCCGATGGAACTTTCTTGA
- a CDS encoding YceI family protein: METATATTTQWAIDPSHSEIQFKVKHLMISTVTGSFKEFGAEAELEGDDLTNAQVSFWASTASIFTNDEKRDAHLRSGDFFDSEKYGKLSFKSTKVEGSGDSWKVTGDLTIKDVTKPVTLNVEWSGTMKDPYGNTKAGLNLSGKIDRKQWGLNWNAALEAGGVLVSDEVRILAEVQLAKQG, from the coding sequence ATGGAAACAGCAACTGCAACGACCACCCAATGGGCCATCGACCCCAGCCACTCCGAGATCCAATTCAAGGTGAAGCACCTGATGATCAGCACGGTCACCGGAAGCTTCAAGGAATTCGGCGCCGAGGCCGAGCTGGAAGGCGATGACCTGACCAACGCCCAGGTGAGCTTCTGGGCCAGCACCGCCAGCATCTTCACCAACGACGAGAAGCGCGACGCGCACCTGCGCAGCGGTGACTTCTTCGACAGCGAGAAGTACGGGAAGCTCAGTTTCAAGAGCACCAAGGTGGAAGGCTCCGGCGACAGCTGGAAGGTGACCGGCGACCTCACCATCAAGGACGTGACCAAGCCCGTGACACTGAACGTGGAATGGAGCGGCACGATGAAGGACCCCTACGGCAACACCAAGGCCGGCCTGAACCTGAGCGGCAAGATCGACCGCAAGCAGTGGGGCCTCAACTGGAACGCGGCCCTGGAGGCCGGCGGCGTGCTGGTGAGCGACGAGGTGCGCATCCTGGCCGAAGTGCAGCTCGCCAAGCAGGGATAA